Proteins encoded by one window of Sorangium aterium:
- a CDS encoding RNA polymerase sigma factor has protein sequence MSTHVPPAADASRTATWNSVHAAALETLPRSLRLLGVAAPDVEDLVQDVLLAAYESLDRFDPDYPASASSSPPREADAAGEPPQRDGRRPRGSAEARWLFGIAWRKVSKHLERAYRRREVPDGLHPAPRGHAVDPAPSSEQRVVERERLELAIDVLSTIAPERRVLLVLHEACEVPIVEIARELGINYNTAANRLRLAREDYRAAVARLRPDQREALRACWLPFPLASEFLARDGGASTMAQAAPPPAPAPPAASAPPAPAPPAAPAPPPAAPVPPAPPGPPAPPPRSPATSALPRRPGRIGVALGSAAAGVAGTVAVLTALAPPPALWARRFGPVLPELRPAGGACLAAPPPQQAPEPGPVARAPEAPHRPCPAAPRAAPRAIEASERDDSFAEELRLLSAARERLTAGDAAGALRQITAHEQRFPGGQLKNVRERLRTVALARLAAPKQGAPGSEPSR, from the coding sequence ATGAGCACCCACGTTCCTCCCGCCGCTGACGCCTCCCGCACCGCTACATGGAATTCCGTCCACGCCGCAGCGCTCGAAACCCTCCCGCGCTCGCTCCGGCTCCTGGGGGTCGCCGCGCCCGACGTGGAGGACCTGGTCCAGGACGTCCTCCTTGCGGCGTACGAGAGCCTGGATCGGTTCGATCCCGACTACCCGGCCTCCGCCTCGTCGTCGCCTCCGCGCGAGGCGGACGCGGCCGGCGAGCCGCCGCAGCGGGATGGCCGGCGCCCGCGCGGCAGCGCGGAAGCCCGATGGCTCTTCGGGATCGCGTGGCGGAAGGTCAGCAAGCACCTGGAACGCGCCTACCGCCGCCGCGAGGTGCCGGACGGCTTGCACCCCGCGCCGCGCGGCCACGCCGTCGATCCCGCGCCGAGCAGCGAGCAGCGCGTCGTCGAGCGAGAGCGGCTGGAGCTCGCGATCGACGTGTTGAGCACGATCGCCCCCGAGCGGAGGGTCCTGCTCGTCCTGCACGAGGCCTGCGAGGTGCCGATCGTCGAGATCGCGCGCGAGCTCGGCATCAACTACAACACCGCCGCCAACCGGCTGCGCCTGGCCCGTGAGGACTACCGCGCCGCCGTCGCGCGGCTCCGCCCGGACCAGCGGGAGGCGCTGCGCGCGTGCTGGCTCCCGTTCCCGCTGGCGTCGGAGTTCCTGGCGCGCGATGGCGGCGCGAGCACCATGGCGCAGGCGGCACCGCCGCCGGCGCCTGCGCCGCCTGCGGCATCCGCACCGCCGGCGCCTGCGCCGCCTGCGGCACCCGCACCGCCGCCGGCAGCGCCTGTGCCGCCAGCTCCGCCCGGACCGCCGGCACCGCCGCCGCGTTCGCCTGCCACCTCGGCCCTGCCACGGAGGCCTGGCCGGATCGGCGTCGCCCTCGGGTCGGCTGCGGCGGGCGTCGCCGGAACGGTCGCCGTGCTGACCGCCCTCGCGCCGCCGCCGGCCCTCTGGGCTCGCCGCTTCGGGCCGGTGCTGCCCGAGTTGCGGCCCGCGGGCGGCGCCTGCCTCGCAGCGCCCCCGCCGCAGCAGGCGCCCGAGCCGGGGCCCGTCGCTCGCGCGCCCGAGGCGCCCCACCGCCCGTGCCCTGCTGCTCCGCGGGCGGCGCCACGGGCCATCGAGGCCAGCGAGCGCGATGACTCGTTCGCGGAGGAACTGCGGCTGCTCAGCGCGGCGCGAGAGCGCCTCACCGCCGGTGATGCGGCGGGGGCGCTCCGGCAGATCACCGCGCACGAGCAGCGGTTTCCCGGGGGCCAGCTGAAGAACGTGCGGGAGCGGCTTCGCACGGTCGCCCTGGCGCGCCTCGCCGCTCCGAAGCAGGGCGCGCCGGGGAGCGAGCCGTCGCGATGA
- a CDS encoding AraC family transcriptional regulator produces MTESAHRPEIERALRFIAANLERPITVADVARAARLSEFHFHRVFHAAVGEPIGRFITRRRLEQSALRLAYEPDRSITDVALSSGYSSASNFSKAFAAHFGCSPSQVRSPERGLPVAIGKLTSLYGKDFRPEELYTLPPERGVDERRREAAAWSARVRFETTSGLDFACLASPGGYDLSALERLWSDLIAAARQLGLCENAVDAWGVPHDSPQITAPELCRYHACVPCPKAIPLPPPLFRGRMSEGRYAVFRYAGEVSGIPEVYRSIYSCWFRESSLAPDDFTSHERYVTDAPEGGRVDLELWFKVRPRR; encoded by the coding sequence GTGACCGAGTCCGCCCACCGGCCCGAGATCGAGCGCGCGCTCCGCTTCATCGCCGCGAACCTCGAGAGGCCCATCACGGTCGCAGACGTCGCGCGCGCGGCGCGCCTCAGCGAGTTCCACTTCCACCGGGTGTTCCACGCGGCGGTCGGCGAGCCGATCGGGCGGTTCATCACCCGGAGGCGGCTCGAGCAGTCGGCGCTGCGGCTCGCGTACGAGCCGGACCGCAGCATCACGGATGTGGCGCTCTCGTCCGGGTACTCCTCCGCGTCGAACTTCTCCAAGGCGTTTGCGGCGCACTTCGGCTGCAGCCCGTCGCAGGTGCGGAGCCCGGAGCGCGGCCTCCCCGTCGCGATCGGGAAGCTCACGTCGCTCTACGGAAAGGACTTTCGGCCGGAAGAGCTCTACACGCTCCCGCCCGAGCGCGGGGTCGACGAGCGGCGCCGCGAGGCGGCGGCGTGGAGCGCGCGGGTCCGCTTCGAGACCACGAGCGGGCTCGATTTCGCATGCCTCGCCAGCCCGGGCGGGTACGACCTCTCGGCCCTCGAGCGCCTCTGGTCGGACCTCATCGCCGCCGCCCGGCAGCTCGGGCTCTGCGAAAACGCCGTGGATGCCTGGGGCGTGCCGCACGACAGTCCGCAGATCACGGCCCCCGAGCTGTGTCGATACCACGCTTGCGTGCCCTGTCCGAAGGCCATCCCGCTGCCGCCCCCGCTCTTCCGCGGCCGGATGAGCGAGGGCCGCTACGCCGTCTTCCGCTATGCCGGCGAGGTGTCCGGGATTCCAGAGGTGTATCGCAGCATCTATTCGTGCTGGTTCAGGGAGAGCAGCCTCGCGCCCGACGACTTCACCTCCCACGAGCGCTACGTCACGGACGCGCCGGAGGGCGGCCGCGTGGACCTCGAGCTCTGGTTCAAGGTGAGGCCGCGCCGCTGA
- a CDS encoding SDR family NAD(P)-dependent oxidoreductase — MGTLSTSKRILVTGASRGIGRATALALARQGHTVALAARDEGALRELAGEIARAGGKAEVAPMDVTDDASVERGIARLLEAGPCDVVINNAGSCDQADFLVQKMETQRSEMDLNYWGAVRVTRALLPSMLARRSGVVVNVSSMLGIVASPTTANYSATKAALNAWSHALRGEVGRFGVQVVVFVAPHTDTASGRRVRFDGVVSLPVEYTVEALLRAVDRAPRQAAASPVYRLLLRLAGLFPAFIESRVAASARPHLLPSYGAGARESPALPTGPIQGA, encoded by the coding sequence ATGGGAACGCTGAGCACTTCGAAACGAATCCTTGTCACCGGCGCGTCGCGCGGGATCGGACGCGCGACCGCGCTCGCTCTCGCCAGGCAGGGGCACACGGTGGCCCTCGCCGCCCGCGACGAGGGCGCGCTGAGGGAGCTCGCCGGCGAGATCGCGCGCGCGGGCGGGAAGGCCGAGGTCGCCCCGATGGATGTGACGGACGACGCGAGCGTCGAGCGAGGGATCGCGCGGCTCCTCGAGGCGGGGCCGTGCGACGTCGTGATCAACAACGCGGGATCCTGCGACCAGGCGGACTTCCTGGTACAGAAAATGGAGACCCAGCGCTCCGAGATGGATCTCAATTACTGGGGCGCGGTGCGGGTGACGCGCGCGCTCCTGCCGTCGATGCTCGCGCGCCGCTCGGGCGTCGTCGTGAACGTCTCCTCGATGCTCGGGATCGTCGCGTCGCCGACGACGGCCAATTATTCGGCGACAAAGGCCGCGCTCAACGCATGGTCGCACGCGCTCCGGGGCGAGGTCGGTCGCTTCGGCGTTCAGGTCGTCGTGTTCGTGGCGCCCCACACCGACACGGCGTCTGGCCGCCGCGTCCGCTTCGATGGCGTGGTGAGCCTGCCTGTCGAGTACACGGTCGAGGCGCTGCTCCGGGCCGTCGATCGGGCACCCCGGCAGGCGGCGGCGAGCCCCGTCTACCGGCTCCTCCTGCGGCTCGCAGGGCTCTTTCCGGCCTTCATCGAGTCGCGGGTCGCCGCGTCGGCACGGCCGCACCTGCTGCCGAGCTACGGGGCTGGGGCGCGCGAAAGTCCGGCGCTGCCGACGGGTCCTATCCAGGGAGCTTGA
- a CDS encoding PAS domain-containing protein yields the protein MDATSGLLHTFLASCPEMLFIAGVDGDVLQSSRALRQALGAGIEHGNSLTALVHEEDRADFAAAWTRLKEQIEPVQVDVRLMDAQGAYRRLTCNASRAPEGGTIHGSLRQVDADRESSRAEPSLKERLLDGLADNLQVAIWAIDTQGTVIYHDGKGLDAAGLARGELLGKNLLELYPEKDRIILRGALAGAMAHDHNTAHGVHWESWVVPVLNRRGEVDSVLGFSLDITTVRRAQDELRARITQIEKQQEVIRNLSTPIIEVWNGVLTLPMIGVVDSVRTAEVMDALLARIMEKQAHFAILDLTGVEVVDTKVASHLIELVAAIRLLGAEGIVAGIKPNVAQTMVALGLDLSTIATQRDLRAALSYCIRRMAPQPPQENRAGVTAS from the coding sequence ATGGACGCCACTTCGGGGCTGCTGCATACATTTCTTGCATCCTGTCCAGAGATGCTCTTCATCGCGGGCGTCGATGGGGATGTGCTGCAATCGAGCCGCGCGCTCCGTCAGGCGCTGGGGGCCGGGATAGAGCATGGCAATTCGCTCACGGCGCTCGTCCATGAGGAGGATCGAGCCGACTTCGCCGCTGCCTGGACCCGGCTGAAGGAGCAAATAGAGCCGGTGCAGGTCGATGTGCGCCTGATGGACGCCCAGGGGGCGTACCGGCGCCTGACGTGCAACGCGAGCCGGGCGCCCGAAGGGGGCACGATCCACGGGTCGTTGCGGCAGGTCGACGCCGACCGCGAGAGCAGCCGGGCCGAGCCGAGCCTCAAGGAGCGGCTCCTCGACGGTCTGGCGGACAACCTCCAGGTCGCCATCTGGGCCATCGATACCCAGGGGACCGTCATCTACCACGACGGGAAGGGGCTCGACGCCGCCGGGCTCGCGAGGGGCGAGCTCCTCGGGAAGAACCTGCTCGAGCTCTATCCCGAGAAAGACCGCATCATCTTGCGGGGAGCGCTCGCCGGCGCGATGGCCCATGACCACAACACGGCGCACGGCGTCCATTGGGAGAGCTGGGTCGTCCCCGTGCTCAACAGGCGCGGCGAGGTCGACTCGGTGCTCGGGTTCTCGCTCGACATCACCACGGTGAGGCGCGCGCAGGACGAGCTGCGGGCCAGGATCACCCAGATCGAGAAGCAGCAGGAGGTGATTCGCAACCTCTCCACGCCGATCATCGAGGTGTGGAACGGGGTGCTGACGCTCCCCATGATCGGCGTGGTCGACAGCGTGCGGACGGCCGAGGTGATGGACGCGCTGCTCGCGCGCATCATGGAGAAACAAGCCCATTTCGCGATCCTCGATCTGACCGGGGTCGAAGTGGTGGACACGAAGGTGGCCAGCCATCTCATCGAGCTCGTGGCGGCGATCCGCCTGCTCGGCGCCGAAGGCATCGTGGCCGGCATCAAGCCGAACGTGGCGCAGACGATGGTCGCGCTGGGGCTCGATCTCTCGACGATCGCGACGCAGCGCGATCTGCGGGCTGCCCTGAGCTACTGTATCCGGCGCATGGCGCCGCAGCCGCCGCAGGAGAACCGCGCCGGCGTGACCGCGAGCTGA
- a CDS encoding PAS domain-containing protein, giving the protein MHTTAEDRAETLRIDPRLLIEALDDPALVIDAQGAVLCKNEQLDLLLAGLGAPSLPLSPEGDRVLLSLAPAAADVARIQALLSGEVDRADIDLPDQGPGAPRWVLRGLACTIGGGRGALLRLVDEGERRVREHQRRCAQVVEAVHLGCTFLSLEAPADDRSLRYVYMNRAAERIASRPTAAMLGRTMDESVPSLRQLGIPQRLAELIRSGGTDESELVLPQEAGTRVMTTWSFPVGDQCVAVVYDDVTERRATEASLDSTRVLLDGIIEHLPLLLFVKDAADLRYVRVNRRFEEFHGHAPGELIGKRLVDYLPQALAAKIDAESRAVLAGGVPVEVPEIRIPSKLLGDRIGHARWIPMEDAKGKGRYLLGLIEDITERKKIEDAKRQESILLETQRRLLELIQELSTPSIPIHPGILVVPLVGQMDSSRGAQLVESLVAAVERHHAEFVIIDITGVTSVDSAVANHLLQATRAAGLLGAECSVVGASPSIARTVIELGIEFDELATHRDLQAGFRHALARKGYVITPRARVDRQA; this is encoded by the coding sequence GTGCACACGACAGCCGAAGACAGAGCAGAGACTCTCCGCATCGATCCGCGCCTCCTGATCGAGGCCCTGGACGACCCCGCGCTCGTCATCGACGCGCAGGGCGCTGTCCTGTGCAAGAACGAGCAGCTCGATCTCCTCCTGGCGGGGCTCGGGGCCCCGAGCCTGCCGCTGTCGCCGGAGGGCGATCGCGTGCTGCTGTCGCTGGCGCCCGCGGCCGCCGACGTCGCCCGGATCCAGGCGCTCCTCTCGGGCGAGGTCGATCGAGCCGACATCGACCTGCCGGACCAGGGCCCCGGCGCGCCGCGGTGGGTGCTCCGCGGGCTCGCCTGCACGATCGGCGGCGGCCGCGGCGCGCTGCTCCGCCTCGTCGATGAGGGCGAGCGCCGCGTCCGGGAGCACCAGCGCCGGTGCGCGCAGGTGGTCGAGGCGGTGCACCTCGGCTGCACCTTCCTCTCCCTCGAGGCCCCGGCGGACGACCGGTCGCTCCGGTACGTCTACATGAACCGTGCTGCCGAGCGGATCGCCAGCAGGCCCACCGCGGCGATGCTCGGCCGGACCATGGACGAGAGCGTCCCCAGCCTTCGGCAGCTCGGCATTCCTCAGCGCCTGGCGGAGCTGATCCGCAGCGGCGGGACCGACGAGAGCGAGCTGGTCCTCCCCCAGGAAGCGGGCACGCGCGTCATGACGACGTGGTCGTTCCCCGTCGGAGATCAGTGCGTCGCCGTGGTCTACGACGACGTCACAGAGCGCAGGGCGACCGAAGCGTCGCTCGACAGCACGCGCGTCCTCCTCGACGGCATCATCGAGCACCTCCCGCTCCTGCTCTTCGTCAAGGACGCTGCGGATCTCCGCTACGTGCGGGTGAACAGGAGGTTCGAGGAGTTCCACGGGCACGCGCCGGGAGAGCTGATCGGCAAGCGCCTCGTCGACTATTTGCCGCAGGCGCTGGCCGCGAAGATCGATGCCGAGAGCCGCGCCGTGCTTGCGGGGGGCGTGCCGGTCGAGGTGCCGGAGATACGCATCCCGTCGAAGCTCCTCGGGGACCGCATCGGCCACGCCCGGTGGATCCCCATGGAGGACGCCAAGGGCAAGGGCCGTTATCTCCTCGGGCTCATCGAGGACATCACCGAGCGCAAGAAGATCGAGGACGCGAAGCGTCAGGAGTCGATCCTCCTGGAGACGCAGCGGCGGCTGCTCGAGCTCATCCAGGAGCTCTCGACGCCGAGCATCCCCATCCACCCGGGCATCCTCGTCGTCCCGCTCGTCGGCCAGATGGACAGCTCGCGCGGCGCCCAGCTCGTCGAATCGCTCGTCGCCGCGGTCGAGCGGCACCACGCCGAGTTCGTCATCATCGACATCACCGGCGTCACGTCGGTCGACAGCGCGGTGGCCAACCACCTGCTCCAGGCCACGCGCGCCGCGGGGCTGCTCGGGGCCGAGTGCAGCGTAGTCGGCGCCTCGCCCAGCATCGCCCGGACCGTGATCGAGCTCGGCATCGAGTTCGACGAGCTGGCGACGCACCGGGACCTGCAAGCCGGGTTCCGGCACGCGCTGGCGCGGAAGGGGTATGTGATCACCCCCCGTGCGCGCGTCGATCGACAGGCCTGA
- a CDS encoding AgmX/PglI C-terminal domain-containing protein, protein MPHPTWCPAVLLAASLCACAAPAPPRAPTERPIAVPIAPAAPPVAPEAPPDAASPPEVEIRGHQILLDGRLVGDAKSIAELGQLTKVDELFEQLQARRARESDRGAPAQGEIAVAADESVAWIVVESVSRTAAFAGYPVALLRTGPGGLRFRTPVPGSPGEDASEPPWIEIAVDVRERDVEVSLFELTVSPPSASEGGGFVRTLVKREAVGPQRERASAALAELAEAACAKAPRTCLDRIGLRAVPGASLADVKEVVSTTLSRARQWKGRQPASTPEILMLRALPREGKFTGPPGAPPSFRALSMEVSGRLAPEEIRSVVRARFGELRKCYEAGLRRDPNLAGRISVRFVIGRDGKVTAVAEGDLPNSPPPSPASAPMPDRAVVSCVLREFEKFTFSAPEGGVVTVVYPIMFSPSS, encoded by the coding sequence ATGCCTCACCCGACCTGGTGCCCCGCCGTCCTGCTGGCAGCGTCGCTCTGCGCGTGCGCCGCGCCTGCTCCCCCGCGCGCCCCGACCGAGCGTCCGATCGCCGTACCCATCGCGCCCGCGGCGCCGCCCGTCGCTCCAGAGGCCCCGCCCGACGCGGCCTCGCCGCCGGAGGTCGAGATCCGAGGCCACCAGATCCTCCTGGACGGCCGGCTCGTCGGCGACGCGAAGAGCATCGCCGAGCTCGGCCAGCTGACCAAGGTCGATGAGCTCTTCGAGCAGCTCCAGGCGCGGCGGGCCCGCGAGAGCGACCGCGGCGCGCCCGCGCAGGGCGAGATCGCCGTCGCCGCGGACGAATCGGTCGCCTGGATCGTCGTCGAGAGCGTCTCCCGCACGGCGGCCTTCGCGGGCTACCCCGTGGCGCTGCTTCGCACCGGCCCGGGCGGGCTCCGTTTCCGCACGCCCGTGCCCGGATCTCCCGGTGAGGACGCCTCGGAGCCGCCGTGGATCGAGATCGCCGTCGATGTCCGCGAACGCGACGTGGAGGTGAGCCTCTTCGAGCTGACCGTCTCCCCGCCGAGCGCCTCGGAGGGCGGCGGGTTCGTCCGGACGCTCGTGAAGCGCGAGGCGGTGGGCCCGCAGCGGGAACGCGCCTCCGCCGCGCTCGCGGAGCTCGCAGAAGCCGCGTGCGCCAAGGCGCCGCGGACCTGCCTCGACCGCATCGGCCTGCGCGCCGTGCCAGGAGCGAGCCTCGCCGACGTCAAGGAGGTCGTGTCGACCACGCTCAGCCGCGCCCGGCAATGGAAGGGGCGACAGCCGGCCTCGACGCCGGAGATCCTCATGCTCCGAGCCCTCCCCCGCGAAGGCAAGTTCACCGGGCCGCCAGGGGCGCCGCCCTCGTTTCGCGCGTTGTCGATGGAGGTCTCGGGCCGGCTGGCCCCCGAGGAGATCCGGAGCGTCGTGCGCGCGCGGTTCGGTGAGCTGCGCAAATGCTACGAAGCCGGGCTGCGTCGCGATCCCAACCTCGCTGGCCGGATCTCGGTGCGCTTCGTCATCGGCAGGGACGGCAAGGTGACCGCTGTCGCCGAGGGCGATTTGCCGAACAGCCCCCCGCCCTCGCCCGCGAGCGCGCCCATGCCGGATCGCGCGGTCGTGAGCTGCGTGCTGCGCGAGTTCGAGAAGTTCACGTTTTCGGCGCCCGAGGGCGGCGTCGTCACCGTGGTGTATCCCATCATGTTCTCGCCGAGCTCGTGA
- a CDS encoding DNA-formamidopyrimidine glycosylase family protein, whose protein sequence is MPEGDTLFRIAAALGPALTGARVVALELPRSDQPCRRLVGRRVERVEARGKNLLIFFDEGTVLHTHLRMSGAWHLYRDGERWKRSEATASAILAVPGYVAVCFRAPVARLLRASALRGDRLLGGLGPDLLGGAFDAAEALRRLRALDEVPLGVAVMDQRVVAGIGNIYKSELLFRTRLDPFAPVRAYSDEELSAMLDVGRRLLQSNVEPRDPPGMYRGSTAHYAATRTTRAGGDRRKPVSVYGREGRACYDCGAAVQMRRQGTMMRSTYFCPHCQPTRAAPPPSGPAPSAP, encoded by the coding sequence ATGCCTGAAGGCGACACCCTCTTCCGCATCGCCGCCGCCCTCGGCCCCGCGCTCACGGGCGCGCGCGTCGTCGCGCTGGAGCTGCCCCGGAGCGACCAGCCGTGCCGTCGGCTCGTCGGCCGCCGCGTCGAGCGCGTGGAGGCGCGCGGCAAGAACCTCCTCATCTTCTTCGACGAGGGGACCGTCCTCCACACGCACCTGCGCATGAGCGGGGCCTGGCACCTCTACCGCGATGGCGAGCGCTGGAAGCGGTCCGAGGCGACGGCGTCGGCCATCCTCGCGGTCCCGGGCTACGTCGCCGTCTGCTTCCGCGCGCCCGTCGCGCGCTTGCTCCGCGCGAGCGCATTGCGCGGCGATCGCCTCCTCGGCGGCCTCGGCCCGGATCTGCTCGGCGGCGCCTTCGATGCCGCCGAGGCGCTCCGCCGCCTCCGCGCCCTCGACGAGGTGCCCCTCGGCGTCGCCGTCATGGACCAGCGCGTCGTCGCCGGCATCGGCAACATCTACAAGAGCGAGCTCCTCTTCCGGACGCGGCTCGACCCCTTCGCCCCGGTCCGGGCGTACTCCGACGAGGAGCTCTCCGCGATGCTCGACGTCGGCCGCCGCCTCCTGCAAAGCAATGTCGAGCCGCGAGATCCCCCCGGCATGTACCGTGGGTCGACCGCGCATTACGCGGCCACACGCACGACGCGCGCCGGCGGAGACCGCAGGAAGCCGGTCAGCGTGTACGGCCGCGAGGGGCGCGCCTGCTACGACTGCGGCGCTGCGGTCCAGATGCGCCGGCAGGGGACGATGATGCGATCGACCTACTTCTGTCCCCATTGCCAGCCGACCCGTGCCGCGCCGCCGCCGTCCGGGCCTGCTCCGTCCGCGCCATGA